From a region of the Cucumis sativus cultivar 9930 chromosome 6, Cucumber_9930_V3, whole genome shotgun sequence genome:
- the LOC101216352 gene encoding protein CONSERVED ONLY IN THE GREEN LINEAGE 160, chloroplastic — MAVLNYISAASSPISQDSSISPPIPDPRQTKVILPKKKPEKWSTGIAPGDYGGPPTTTKLRKYWGGEKDDPLTSDDYIWNREFMARMKKFVKYQPDDLSLTVNKPKDDKPSGFLSLNRVMTLDSLDVDLSKELSAPPMPRSEDLVEKNIPIDHRKSPRWKLAPTRREQEKWDRAYEAATGGSDVMFRELRRPQGNPEVLAALSMEQYVKLKKKMQILTLAIGGVGLISAYVSYSPEVSASFGAGLIGSLVYIRMLGNSVDSLADGAKGLVKGAVAQPRLLVPVILVMIYNRWNGILVEDYGVVQLQLIPMLVGFFTYKVATFVQAIEEALTVVKEPQA, encoded by the exons ATGGCTGTTCTCAACTACATCTCAGCTGCCTCCTCTCCCATATCCCAGGATTCTTCAATTTCACCTCCCATACCTGACCCAAGGCAAACCAAGGTCATTCTCCCCAAAAAGAAGCCCGAAAAATGGTCCACCGGTATTGCCCCAGGGGACTACGGCGGCCCCCCTACCACTACCAAGCTCCGTAAGTACTGGGGTGGTGAAAAAGATGATCCTTTAACCTCCGACGATTATATCTGGAATAGAGAATTCATGGCCCGGATGAAAAAGTTTGTCAAATATCAACCTGATGATTTATCTCTTACGGTCAATAAGCCTAAG GACGACAAGCCTTCTGGATTTCTTAGCTTGAATAGAGTCATGACTCTTGATAG TTTGGATGTTGACTTGAGCAAAGAACTATCGGCTCCTCCAATGCCTAGGTCAGAAGATTTGGTCGAGAAAAACATTCCG ATTGACCACCGAAAGTCACCCAGATGGAAGTTAGCACCGACAAGGCGTGAGCAAGAGAAGTGGGATAGGGCATATGAGGCAGCTACTGGAGGCAGT GATGTGATGTTTCGAGAATTGAGACGGCCTCAAGGGAATCCAGAAGTATTGGCTGCCTTATCCATGGAACAGTATGTTAAG ttaaagaagaagatgcaAATTTTAACACTGGCAATAGGAGGTGTTGGTTTGATCTCAGCTTATGTTTCATATTCTCCAGAAGTTTCTGCTAG CTTTGGTGCTGGGCTAATTGGTTCTCTTGTGTACATACGGATGCTGGGGAATAGTGTGGATTCTCTGGCAGATGGAGCAAAAGGACTTGTTAA GGGAGCCGTTGCACAACCACGATTATTAGTTCCAGTCATATTGGTGATGATATATAACCGTTGGAATGG catTCTTGTTGAAGATTATGGAGTTGTGCAGCTACAGTTGATACCAATGCTAGTTGGATTCTTCACATACAAGGTTGCTACTTTTGTTCAAGCTATAGAGGAGGCACTTACCGTTGTTAAGGAGCCACAAGCCTAG